The following are from one region of the Gossypium hirsutum isolate 1008001.06 chromosome D03, Gossypium_hirsutum_v2.1, whole genome shotgun sequence genome:
- the LOC107949813 gene encoding pentatricopeptide repeat-containing protein At5g61400 — MLKLFPRKQTPFLCTKYPSNLCKMASSSSSSSSHHLTKDILNTQNPHQALKLFNSNANLLNPLKNLEPYSAIIHVMARAKLYEDARCLIKYLIKALHSSLEPHRACHLIFNALNRLQTSKFTPDVFGSLIIAFSQMGLIEDALWVYRNIKTFPQMQACNALLDGLIKFGRFDSMWNLYKELLSQGFLPNVVTYGVLINCCCCQGDVLKAHNLFYELLMKGIPPNVVVYTTVIKLLCNDGKMLEAERMFRLIKEGYFLPNLYTYNVLMNGYFKMDRVERAFEIYRMMISDRLGPNIVTFGILIDGLCKVGELTVARSYFVCMVKYGVFPNIFVYNCLIDGYCRAGNVSEAVELSSEMEKLEILPDVITYSILIKGLCTVGKVEEGSFLLQKMNKDGVLANSVTYNSLIDGYCKVGNMEKALEICSQMNENGVEPNVITFSTLIDGYCKTGNMEAAVGFYSEMVIKGLVPDVVAYTALINGYCKNGNIKEAFRLHKEMLESGLMPNVFTLSSLIDGLCKDGRVSEAFSFFLEKSKAGIGGTVTDEFDGLFCSPNHVMYTSLIQAMCKEGQVFEASKIFSDLRCSGLMVDAPLYIVMLKGHFQAKHMIDVMMLLADMIKMGIMPSIAIDAVIARGYQEIGDLRSALRCSEDLVVQGSGILNQGDENEPNYTVKEDSKICL, encoded by the coding sequence ATGTTGAAGCTATTCCCGCGTAAACAAACGCCATTTCTTTGCACCAAATACCCTTCAAACCTTTGTAAAATGGCATCTTCCTCGTCGTCATCGTCATCCCATCATCTGACAAAGGATATCCTCAACACCCAAAACCCTCACCAAGCTCTCAAGCTTTTCAATTCCAATGCCAATCTCTTAAACCCCTTGAAGAATCTCGAGCCTTATTCAGCCATCATTCACGTCATGGCCCGTGCTAAACTCTACGAGGACGCCAGGTGTTTGATAAAATACCTCATCAAAGCCCTCCATAGCTCTTTGGAACCCCACCGTGCTTGCCACTTAATTTTCAATGCCCTTAACAGATTGCAAACCTCAAAATTCACTCCCGATGTGTTTGGGTCATTAATCATTGCATTTTCCCAGATGGGTTTAATCGAAGACGCCTTGTGGGTTTATAGAAATATCAAAACTTTCCCTCAAATGCAGGCTTGTAATGCACTTTTAGATGGGTTAATTAAGTTTGGCAGGTTTGACTCCATGTGGAATCTTTACAAGGAATTGCTTTCACAGGGGTTTTTGCCTAATGTTGTTACTTATGGGGTGTTGATAAATTGTTGCTGTTGTCAAGGTGATGTTTTAAAGGCACACAACTTGTTTTATGAACTGTTGATGAAAGGAATTCCACCCAATGTTGTCGTCTACACTACTGTTATAAAGTTACTTTGTAATGACGGTAAGATGCTGGAGGCAGAACGTATGTTTAGATTGATTAAAGAGGGTTATTTCCTTCCAAATTTGTACACTTATAATGTTTTGATGAATGGCTATTTCAAGATGGATAGAGTCGAACGAGCCTTCGAAATATACAGGATGATGATCAGTGATAGGTTGGGACCAAATATTGTTACTTTTGGTATCTTGATTGATGGACTTTGTAAGGTGGGTGAACTGACGGTAGCTAGGAGCTACTTTGTTTGTATGGTTAAATATGGTGTTTTCCCCaatatttttgtctacaattgTTTGATTGATGGCTACTGTAGGGCAGGCAATGTTTCTGAAGCAGTGGAGTTGAGCTCAGAAATGGAGAAGTTGGAAATTTTGCCTGATGTTATCACATATAGCATACTGATTAAGGGTCTTTGTACTGTTGGTAAAGTGGAGGAAGGGAGCTTTTTATTGCAGAAAATGAACAAAGATGGAGTTTTGGCTAATTCTGTGACTTACAATTCCCTCATTGATGGGTACTGTAAAGTGGGGAACATGGAGAAGGCTTTGGAGATATGCTCTCAAATGAACGAAAATGGTGTAGAACCAAATGTTATCACTTTCTCTACATTGATTGATGGTTATTGCAAGACTGGAAACATGGAAGCTGCCGTGGGATTTTACTCCGAAATGGTTATCAAAGGTCTTGTTCCGGATGTGGTggcttacactgctttgattaaTGGGTATTGTAAAAATGGTAATATCAAGGAGGCATTCCGGCTGCATAAGGAGATGCTGGAATCAGGATTAATGCCCAATGTTTTCACGTTAAGTAGTTTAATCGATGGcctttgcaaggatggaagagtTTCGGAGGCTTTCAGCTTTTTCTTGGAGAAGAGTAAAGCTGGTATTGGTGGAACAGTAACTGATGAGTTTGATGGTCTATTTTGCTCCCCAAATCATGTGATGTATACAAGCTTGATTCAGGCCATGTGCAAGGAAGGCCAGGTGTTTGAAGCAAGTAAAATTTTCTCGGATTTGAGATGCAGCGGTTTGATGGTAGATGCGCCCTTGTACATTGTCATGTTAAAGGGTCATTTTCAAGCCAAGCATATGATTGATGTGATGATGTTGCTCGCGGATATGATAAAGATGGGCATCATGCCAAGCATTGCCATCGATGCGGTTATAGCCAGGGGTTATCAAGAGATTGGAGACCTTAGGTCTGCTCTAAGGTGCTCTGAGGATTTAGTTGTTCAGGGCTCGGGCATTTTGAATCAAGGGGACGAAAATGAACCTAACTATACAGTAAAAGAGGACAGTAAGATCTGTTTGTGA